From a region of the Rhipicephalus microplus isolate Deutch F79 chromosome X, USDA_Rmic, whole genome shotgun sequence genome:
- the LOC142777042 gene encoding uncharacterized protein LOC142777042: MLDSYDMVKKLRKILRKTEKDPSPAVEAERVNIGGGVLVEKTLLERLHSHCNGPTKFARHLLRGVFTLEEMRGKSLFGKGSNANKNGEVKEALDPVRVNAVIGYTCSKFVTSTLQLKNSLSSMLARELR; the protein is encoded by the exons ATGCTTG ACTCCTATGACATGGTGAAAAAGTTGAGAAAAATCTTGAGGAAGACTGAGAAAGACCCATCTCCTGCTGTTGAAGCCGAAAGG GTTAACATCGGTGGAGGCGTTTTGGTTGAGAAAACGCTCCTGGAGCGCCTCCATTCTCACTGCAATGGGCCTACAAAGTTCGCCAGGCATCTTCTCCGGGGTGTttttactctggaggagatgcgTGGCAAATCACTCTTCGGCAAGGGCAGCAACGCCAATAAGAATGGCGAAGTAAAGGAGGCACTGGACCCAGTCAGGGTCAACGCAGTGATTG GCTACACATGCAGCAAGTTTGTAACTTCTACACTGCAGCTGAAAAATAGCTTGTCATCGATGTTGGCGCGAGAGCTGAGGTGA